One Megalopta genalis isolate 19385.01 chromosome 5, iyMegGena1_principal, whole genome shotgun sequence DNA window includes the following coding sequences:
- the LOC143259546 gene encoding uncharacterized protein LOC143259546 has protein sequence MDAADNQKVNLPLPVAAAHGNVKDIASVINLQLPLRETTLTEEQLKLLKQINEEGNTLLSIAAKSGKKDNVDFFIRCGIDINCHNKLKKSAVDLAWENHQFDIVLALLKADSDFPNHFDLTVLNEGNVQKEFKEFVGKRNSLHEQIKENHLEDIKVYTDTISESKLCLNSESQSAMFTAIEKKRFEIFAFLKSAGFMFKNEDEKECIHKLSQGEKDTLKTEMISKFPQIDQGHILYLTSKSRSEKPVDKELIEKLYRSLDAIPEVSIILKVIQYIDCLDIIFDFDNDNISDINPTASESTKGTTDYKDGRIYLAAKIEENKLLGTLAQELTHLAIYILYKNGCNPYDNNLENCEKRAFETITANIKDYTKDIVKEIHSNTEDSPLITLARAFTYPEDAQQSELIVSIPHILARYHDEGRRWLLNTNKEIKSLFEYYTDQAKGGIAYRCKEFIENSFLIKPRNSVQVLNEYLGEMNNIIKYEIHFENPIDLDNFLRSNEQVFLLKTENTLLSILSIYESLTIENRNYPIRDCLFLKFNSYMEKGDKINHLYYSAAGKMLCIRYPYDSDKERLSDVLKALNTLLEEKSDRKVVFIIPESKIEEFHEMKRVFTNKCYKEATDRKFTLNDLTEESQQKLLEREVVLQGAKINLKKLIGKWDKNAKQVIDAETLEGLIVNKVIKIGR, from the coding sequence ATGGATGCTGCTGACAATCAGAAAGTAAATTTACCATTACCGGTTGCCGCGGCACATGgaaatgtaaaagatatagcatcTGTAATTAATCTCCAATTACCTTTAAGAGAAACTACTCTTACAGAAGAACAACTCAAATTGTTAAAACAAATTAACGAAGAAGGTAATACACTACTATCAATAGCTGCTAAAAGTGGAAAAAAAGATAACgtagatttttttattcgatgtgGAATTGATATCAATTgtcataataaattaaaaaagagtGCTGTAGATTTAGCTTGGGAAAATCACCAATTTGATATTGTACTTGCATTATTAAAAGCTGATTCAGATTTTCCTAATCACTTTGATCTAACTGTGTTAAATGAAGGAAATGTTCAGAAGGAATTTAAAGAATTTGTTGGAAAGAGAAATTCTttacatgaacaaattaaagaAAACCATTTAGAGGATATTAAAGTTTATACGGATACTATTAGCGAATCGAAGCTTTGCTTAAATAGTGAAAGTCAATCGGCAATGTTTACAGctattgaaaaaaaaagattcgaaATTTTTGCGTTTCTTAAGTCCGCTGGATTCATGTTTAAAAATGAAGATGAAAAAGAATGCATACATAAACTCTCTCAAGGAGAAAAAGATACTCTAAAAACAGAAATGATTTCTAAATTTCCTCAAATTGATCAAGGACATATTCTTTACCTAACATCAAAATCAAGATCAGAGAAACCCGTCGACAAAGAGCTAATCGAGAAACTTTATAGGTCTTTGGATGCTATTCCTGAAGTTTCAATAATTCTAAAAGTGATACAATATATAGATTGTCTTGACATAATTTTTGATTTTGATAATGacaatattagcgatattaatCCTACTGCTTCAGAAAGTACAAAAGGAACTACTGATTATAAAGACGGTAGAATTTACTTAGCAGCTAAGATAGAAGAAAATAAGCTATTGGGTACTTTAGCTCAAGAGTTAACGCATCTTGCAATCTATATCCTATATAAAAATGGTTGTAATCCATATGACAATAATTTAGAAAATTGTGAAAAGCGAGCTTTTGAAACAATAACGGCGAATATTAAAGATTATACAAAAGATATAGTTAAGGAGATACACAGTAATACTGAAGATAGTCCGCTCATAACACTAGCAAGAGCATTTACATATCCGGAGGATGCGCAGCAATCTGAACTAATTGTAAGTATTCCACATATACTTGCACGATATCATGATGAAGGAAGAAGATGGTTGCTTAATACAAATAAAGAAATCAAGTCGCTTTTTGAGTACTACACCGATCAAGCAAAAGGAGGAATAGCATATCGATGTAAGGAATTCATTGAAAACAGTTTTTTAATTAAGCCAAGGAATAGTGTACAAGTTCTTAATGAATATTtaggagaaatgaacaatataataaaatatgagaTACATTTTGAAAATCCTATTGATCTTGATAACTTTCTAAGGTCAAACGAACAAGTTTTTCTTCTAAAAACAGAGAACACGTTGTTAAGCATTTTAAGTATTTATGAAAGCTTAACAATTGAGAATAGAAATTATCCTATACGAGATtgtctttttttaaaatttaattcttaTATGGAGAAGGGAGACAAAATCAACCACCTATACTATTCTGCAGCAGGAAAAATGCTATGCATAAGATATCCCTACGATTCAGATAAGGAAAGATTATCAGATGTTTTAAAAGCTTTAAATACACTTTTAGAAGAAAAATCAGATAGAAAAGTCGTATTCATAATACCAGAAAGTAAAATAGAGGAATTTCATGAAATGAAAAGGGTGTTCACCAACAAATGTTATAAAGAAGCAACAGACCGCAAATTCACATTAAATGACCTAACTGAAGAATCACAGCAGAAGCTCTTGGAACGAGAAGTAGTACTGCAAGGAgcaaaaattaatttgaagaaaTTAATTGGTAAGTGGGATAAAAATGCAAAACAAGTAATTGATGCCGAAACGTTAGAGGGACTTATTGTCAATAAAGTAATCAAGATAGGTAGGTAG